DNA sequence from the Pedobacter sp. W3I1 genome:
TACCATGATCTTTGCATAAGCTTACATGTTAGCCTAGCTTAGGCCTTAGCAGCTATCAAATTATCGGGCATTGCTAAAATTAACCATCCATTGAATGCCAAACCTGTCTTTAAAACTGCCAAAGTAATCGCCCCAGAACATATCGTCCATTGGCATTTCGATGGTGCCACCTGCTGAAAGGCCGTTAAATAAGCGATCGGCGTCTTCGCGGCTCCCGGCATTGATATTAATGTACATATTATTACCTTCTTTAAGTACATGCCCCGCAGAAGGCACACAATCAGACGCCATTAAAGTTGTATGCTCATTAATGGGTAGGGCTATGTGCATGACACGATTTTTTTCCGCCTCGGTTAATTTGTCCGATTCGGGCATATCGCTCATTTTTGCAAAGAAGGTAAATTCTCCGCCAAAAACCGATTTATAAAAATTAAAAGCTTCTTCGGCCTTGCCGTCGAAGTTTAAGTAAGGATGCATGGTTGCCATATCTTATTTATTTTGCTTACAACTAAGTTACAGCGCTTAGCCATGATAATATGGGGGTGCTTGAGACAAATGTAAGGGCATTTTTGACATTGAAAAATGAATAGAATTTGGACGGTTCAGGCTTTATTGCTATTGCCATAACGCAGCTAATCTATTTTGAAAAGAATTGTTTTTAATGTTTTATTCATTCTCTAATGTTTTTGGTAATTGTTATTTTACAGATGAATAAAACTGAACAGAAATAAATCCTTCATCTTTTTCATCTTTGTATCAGGGTATTAAACATTTATTGAAATATTCTCAATCGTCCCAAAATAATTTTAGATTTGAGTGAACACGTCCTCTTGTGAGGGCGTGTTTTTTTTGCAAAAAAAAGCCTTTCATTGCTGAAAGGCTTCGCGTTTTAATCTAAATCGTCCCGTTGATTTAATTTTAACATGATAAATATAGTTATCCACATGTTAATATCAAAACTAAAAGGTAAAAATACCCCCTTATGGGTAGTGGTTTTCACTACACCGTGTCAATAAATTTTAATGTGGATAACTATTTGCTTCCTTCCATGCTCCATTTATAGCTGGGCAGCGTTACTAACAACAGGCTGGAAGCGCTTACTACAAAAACAGAATAGTTAAAAGGTGCCCTGTAATTTGCAAAGATGAGCATAGAGAGGGCAAAGGCAAGTGTGAGTAAAAAACTACCGATAGCCGCCAATTTAATCTTGAACCCAATTATAAGCATTATCCCAAAAACCAGCTCGCCTGCGGTGGCCAGAATAGCCATTACATTGGCTACCGGCCTTGCTAAAAAGGGCATTAAAGCGTTGGTATAATCTAAAAACACCGACCAGTTACCCCAGCCAACAGTTGGAGAACCTGGCGCACCCAACCAACCAAAGCGGTCCATAACAGGTAGTATAAAACCAATGCCCAGAGCGAGCCGAAGAAATAGTTGTGCAAAGTGTGGTATGTTTTTCATCTTGTTTTAACAGCTATTTTGTATTCAATGCACTGCAATTTAGTAACTATGCATCGCAATTTTCTTAATGTAGATTAAGAAATGAAAGCTGCTGCGCTATTTCAGCACATTAACAGATCAACCTAGAAACACTCTACTTCCCAAAACCGCGACCAGTTTTCGCCCACATCAAGCTTTATTATACCCTCTTTGTGTGTTAATTCCTGATTGTGGTTAATGCCATCGGCAACACCACACCAGGGTTCTAAACAAATAAAAGGCGCATCGGTAGCGGCCCAGATACCGAAGAAAGGAAATTCCTCAAAATGGAAATGCAGGCCATAATCATTTTTGGTGTTAAGCAAACTAATGCAGTTGCTTTGCAGGGTTTTAAAAACCAGCGCATCGTTATAAAACAGGCTATGTTTAAGGTTCAACCTGTGTCCACCCAGTTCAATGAGCTCCGTTTCGTTGGCTACTAAGCCATCTTCGAGTTTCCAGAAAGTTAATTTCTCATCGGTATTAAAGGCCAGGTAATAATCTTCGTAAACGGTATTGGGGGTATTGGGCACCGCAAATGCCGGGTGTGCACCAATGGAGAATAAAAGCTCGGCAGTACCTGTGTTTTTTACCTCGTAAGTTAAGTTCAGCTTTCTATCTATTAATCGATACCTCAGTTTCAGCTCAAAATAAAAAGGATATACCTTTAAGGTATCTTCGTTTTGGGTTAACGTAAAAACAGCTTCGGTTTCACTTATTTTTTCGAAATTAAAA
Encoded proteins:
- a CDS encoding aldose 1-epimerase family protein, which translates into the protein MITLENDYIKVSLAAKGAELQGLFSKETKLEYLWNANPKYWAKHSPVLFPIVGSLKNNSFTYQGKNYELPRHGFARDHVFNFEKISETEAVFTLTQNEDTLKVYPFYFELKLRYRLIDRKLNLTYEVKNTGTAELLFSIGAHPAFAVPNTPNTVYEDYYLAFNTDEKLTFWKLEDGLVANETELIELGGHRLNLKHSLFYNDALVFKTLQSNCISLLNTKNDYGLHFHFEEFPFFGIWAATDAPFICLEPWCGVADGINHNQELTHKEGIIKLDVGENWSRFWEVECF
- a CDS encoding VOC family protein; this encodes MATMHPYLNFDGKAEEAFNFYKSVFGGEFTFFAKMSDMPESDKLTEAEKNRVMHIALPINEHTTLMASDCVPSAGHVLKEGNNMYININAGSREDADRLFNGLSAGGTIEMPMDDMFWGDYFGSFKDRFGIQWMVNFSNAR
- a CDS encoding DoxX family protein; the encoded protein is MKNIPHFAQLFLRLALGIGFILPVMDRFGWLGAPGSPTVGWGNWSVFLDYTNALMPFLARPVANVMAILATAGELVFGIMLIIGFKIKLAAIGSFLLTLAFALSMLIFANYRAPFNYSVFVVSASSLLLVTLPSYKWSMEGSK